One Acutalibacter muris DNA window includes the following coding sequences:
- a CDS encoding DUF421 domain-containing protein, which translates to MLISLVRTVVMYVAILISVRLMGKRQISQLQTSELVVTLLISELAVMPIQQHDDPLWNGLIPMLVLVVCEIVVSLLMLKCGKFRQAVCGNPMIVIQNGRVLQDQMRRLRMSTEDLFEELRQAGAFALEEVAYAIVETNGELSVLKKSAADSLTPKQAGVNVPEEALEVVVISDGRISQHSLKLCGKDPHWLREQLKCQGTELSEVFIMTARTDGKQLIIKKQPKGG; encoded by the coding sequence ATGCTTATATCTCTTGTGCGCACCGTCGTTATGTATGTGGCCATTTTAATAAGCGTGCGGCTTATGGGCAAGCGGCAGATAAGCCAGCTGCAAACCTCAGAGCTGGTGGTCACGCTGCTGATATCCGAGCTTGCGGTCATGCCGATCCAGCAGCATGACGACCCGCTGTGGAACGGCCTTATACCCATGCTGGTGCTGGTAGTATGCGAAATAGTCGTATCGCTGCTCATGCTCAAATGCGGCAAGTTCCGCCAGGCGGTATGCGGGAATCCCATGATAGTTATCCAGAACGGAAGGGTGCTCCAGGATCAGATGCGCCGCCTGCGCATGAGTACGGAGGATCTGTTCGAGGAGTTGCGCCAGGCAGGCGCCTTTGCCCTGGAGGAGGTGGCCTATGCCATTGTCGAGACCAACGGCGAATTGAGCGTGCTGAAAAAATCCGCCGCCGACTCCCTTACCCCCAAACAGGCGGGGGTAAACGTCCCGGAGGAGGCGTTAGAGGTAGTGGTCATAAGCGACGGGCGTATTTCCCAGCACTCCCTTAAATTATGCGGCAAGGACCCCCACTGGCTGCGGGAGCAACTCAAATGCCAGGGTACTGAGCTTTCAGAAGTTTTCATCATGACCGCCCGCACCGATGGTAAACAGCTGATAATCAAAAAGCAGCCTAAAGGCGGCTGA
- a CDS encoding SprT-like domain-containing protein, producing the protein MLQRELDGLMAGLRLELLALGIPVSSRLEPEVRVNTRAKRRLGCCFYQSGRYWIEVSQKVLENEALLKQTLVHELLHTCPKCRDHGARWRAYAQIVNEKLGYRIERTVRTETPIGPLRHEEIKYILECQSCGAQIKRMRMSKAVKSPWRYRCPCGGKLKRVL; encoded by the coding sequence GTGCTGCAAAGAGAACTTGACGGACTCATGGCCGGACTTCGTTTGGAACTCCTGGCTCTTGGAATTCCTGTGTCCAGCAGGCTGGAGCCGGAGGTTAGAGTGAATACCCGGGCCAAGCGGCGGCTGGGCTGCTGCTTTTACCAGTCAGGCCGCTACTGGATAGAGGTCTCCCAAAAGGTGCTTGAAAATGAGGCTTTACTAAAGCAGACTCTAGTCCATGAGCTGCTGCATACCTGCCCGAAATGCCGGGACCACGGGGCCCGGTGGAGGGCCTACGCCCAGATAGTAAACGAAAAGCTTGGGTACAGGATAGAGCGCACGGTCAGGACCGAAACCCCTATTGGGCCCCTGCGGCACGAGGAAATAAAATATATTTTGGAATGTCAGAGCTGTGGCGCACAGATAAAGCGTATGCGCATGTCAAAGGCCGTAAAATCCCCCTGGCGCTACCGTTGCCCCTGCGGCGGGAAACTAAAGCGGGTGCTTTGA
- a CDS encoding sporulation protein YunB: MRYIRKKFPRRYRGGGKKRRWAVWLVLAVIVIAVFCERAISGVSPELIEEAARGYVLECISEAVDAEMEEDKGPFVNVEKGSEGQVSLVSADQERLNSLRAGVLERLSHSLKGRATVYVPVGSLTGVGLFNGRGFPVPVKLQLEGSAIVEFSTEFTGAGMNQTCHRLVMTVRARAYSPSKRFETSVETETATVLAETMVVGEVPKMNLQQ, from the coding sequence ATGCGTTACATACGAAAAAAGTTTCCGCGGCGTTATCGTGGCGGCGGTAAAAAGCGGCGCTGGGCGGTATGGCTGGTCCTGGCGGTAATAGTGATAGCGGTGTTCTGCGAGCGGGCCATATCCGGCGTTTCGCCGGAGCTTATAGAGGAGGCCGCCAGAGGGTATGTTTTGGAATGTATCTCCGAAGCGGTGGACGCGGAGATGGAGGAGGATAAGGGCCCCTTTGTGAACGTGGAGAAGGGGAGCGAAGGCCAAGTCTCATTGGTCAGCGCAGACCAGGAACGGCTGAACAGCCTGCGTGCGGGGGTGCTGGAAAGGCTCTCCCATTCCCTAAAGGGGCGGGCAACGGTCTATGTGCCGGTGGGCAGCCTCACGGGCGTGGGACTTTTTAACGGCAGAGGGTTCCCGGTGCCGGTAAAATTGCAGCTTGAGGGCTCGGCCATTGTAGAGTTTTCAACAGAGTTCACCGGCGCGGGGATGAACCAGACCTGCCACCGGCTGGTGATGACCGTTCGGGCCAGGGCTTATTCGCCGTCCAAGCGCTTCGAGACCTCTGTTGAGACGGAGACCGCCACGGTGCTTGCTGAGACCATGGTGGTGGGCGAGGTGCCGAAGATGAACCTGCAACAATAA
- a CDS encoding Maf family protein, protein MALRIKEKLVLASQSPSRRRLLEQAGVDIEVIVSGADETVPEEYTPSETVECLAQRKAMAVERLCPGRAIIAADSVVSIDGMIIGKPEDDEAAKATLRRLSGRIHKLYTGVCLSVRGKRRVFHQVTDVTFYELTGEEIAEYVAMGESTGRAGGYGIEGIGVMLVKEIAGDYSNIVGLPVAETLRRLREML, encoded by the coding sequence ATGGCTTTGAGGATTAAGGAAAAGCTGGTGCTGGCCTCTCAGTCTCCCAGCCGCAGGAGGCTTCTGGAGCAGGCGGGGGTAGACATAGAGGTAATAGTTTCAGGCGCGGACGAAACGGTCCCGGAGGAATATACCCCCTCTGAGACGGTGGAATGTCTCGCGCAGCGCAAGGCTATGGCCGTGGAAAGGCTCTGCCCCGGGCGGGCCATTATAGCCGCCGACTCGGTGGTAAGCATAGACGGCATGATAATCGGCAAGCCCGAGGACGACGAGGCCGCGAAGGCTACCTTACGCAGGCTCTCCGGGCGGATCCACAAGCTGTATACGGGGGTTTGCCTAAGTGTGAGGGGAAAGCGCCGGGTATTCCATCAGGTTACGGACGTGACCTTTTATGAGCTTACCGGGGAGGAAATAGCCGAGTATGTTGCCATGGGCGAATCCACCGGCCGGGCAGGAGGCTACGGCATAGAGGGCATAGGGGTCATGCTGGTGAAGGAGATAGCCGGGGACTACTCCAATATCGTTGGGCTCCCGGTGGCCGAGACTTTGCGCCGCCTCCGCGAAATGCTCTGA
- the galE gene encoding UDP-glucose 4-epimerase GalE: protein MKILVTGGAGYIGSHTVVTLLEQGHQVAIVDNLCNSKRAAVERVEQITGKEAAFYEIDVRDEEKLREVFIKEQPEAVIHFAGLKAVGESVREPLMYYENNLNSTLVLLKVMEEQGVKNIIFSSSATVYGEPATVPIREDFPLPTSANCPYGNTKLMIEHILEDYAVAHKDFSPVLLRYFNPVGAHESGLLGEDPNGIPNNLAPYIAQTVVGKLEKLHVFGNDYPTPDGTGVRDYIHVVDLAEGHAAALKLFENGPCGVKVYNLGTGHGVSVLEMVAAFSKAAGKQVPYVIDPRRPGDIPTCYADCSLAEKELGWKAKKTVDDMCADTLRWQRRNPNGFED, encoded by the coding sequence ATGAAAATTTTGGTAACAGGCGGTGCTGGATATATCGGCAGCCACACCGTGGTGACCCTTTTGGAGCAGGGGCATCAGGTGGCAATAGTCGATAACCTGTGCAACAGCAAGCGGGCTGCGGTGGAGCGGGTAGAGCAGATAACCGGCAAGGAGGCGGCCTTCTATGAGATCGACGTACGGGACGAGGAAAAGCTGCGGGAGGTCTTCATAAAGGAGCAGCCGGAGGCAGTCATACACTTTGCCGGGCTCAAGGCCGTGGGCGAGTCGGTGCGGGAGCCGCTGATGTACTATGAGAACAACCTGAACTCTACCCTGGTGCTCCTGAAGGTCATGGAGGAGCAAGGTGTGAAGAACATCATCTTCTCCTCCTCGGCAACGGTGTACGGCGAGCCCGCCACGGTGCCCATCAGGGAAGACTTCCCACTGCCCACCAGCGCAAACTGCCCCTATGGCAACACGAAGCTGATGATAGAGCATATCCTGGAGGACTACGCCGTGGCCCATAAGGACTTCAGCCCGGTGCTTCTAAGGTACTTTAACCCTGTGGGCGCCCATGAGAGCGGACTTCTGGGGGAGGACCCCAACGGCATACCCAACAATCTGGCCCCCTATATCGCCCAGACCGTGGTGGGCAAGCTTGAAAAGCTTCATGTTTTCGGCAACGACTATCCCACCCCCGACGGCACCGGCGTGCGGGACTATATCCATGTGGTGGATTTGGCGGAGGGTCATGCCGCCGCTTTGAAGCTCTTTGAGAACGGCCCCTGCGGCGTGAAGGTCTACAACCTGGGCACTGGGCACGGAGTCTCTGTGCTGGAGATGGTGGCCGCGTTCTCAAAGGCCGCCGGGAAGCAGGTGCCCTACGTGATAGACCCCCGCCGTCCCGGCGACATTCCCACCTGCTATGCGGACTGCTCCCTGGCCGAGAAGGAGCTGGGCTGGAAAGCTAAGAAGACCGTTGACGATATGTGTGCGGACACCCTGCGCTGGCAGAGAAGGAATCCCAATGGCTTTGAGGATTAA
- a CDS encoding putative ABC transporter permease — MRKDSILFLTGSCAYPTLEMAWRGHTHYSMALAGGVCLCLIDHVCCGMLESHSLFTRCLAGSGLITGVELAAGIIVNQVMGLGVWDYSDMPMNIMGQVCLPYSLLWFGLTLPAMALCGLLRERRV, encoded by the coding sequence ATGAGAAAAGACAGTATTCTATTTTTAACGGGCAGCTGTGCCTATCCCACCTTAGAGATGGCCTGGCGGGGCCATACCCACTATTCCATGGCCCTGGCAGGCGGGGTATGCCTGTGCCTTATCGATCATGTCTGTTGCGGAATGCTGGAGAGCCACAGCCTTTTCACCCGGTGCCTTGCGGGCTCCGGGCTAATAACTGGGGTAGAGCTTGCGGCAGGCATTATTGTAAATCAAGTGATGGGCCTTGGGGTATGGGATTACTCAGACATGCCCATGAACATTATGGGACAGGTCTGTCTGCCCTACTCTCTGTTGTGGTTCGGTCTGACCCTTCCGGCAATGGCGCTGTGCGGACTTTTGAGAGAGCGAAGGGTATAA
- the pfkA gene encoding 6-phosphofructokinase — MGAKTIAVLTSGGDAPGMNAAVRAVVRSAISFGMNVYGVMRGYNGLLNGDVKEMNMRSVSDIMQHGGTALFTARSPEFNTPEGVKKAADFCREKGIEGVVVVGGDGSFRGARDLCGAGISCIGVPGTIDNDIACTDYTIGYDTALNTAMEMIDRIRDTTESHDRCSVVEVMGRRCGDIALNTGIAVGAMATLVPEVPYDFERDIVERMKAAQRTGKRHYIIVVAEGVGHTQELTERIQAATGIESRATVLGHVQRGGSPTLRDRVVASRMGYHAVELLNNGASNRVVAMKGEQIVDFDITEALNMPRIFDENLYRVSARLSI; from the coding sequence ATGGGAGCAAAAACAATAGCAGTATTGACCAGCGGCGGCGACGCCCCAGGCATGAACGCGGCCGTCCGGGCGGTGGTGCGCAGCGCCATCTCCTTTGGCATGAACGTCTACGGCGTCATGCGCGGCTATAACGGCCTGCTAAATGGCGATGTAAAGGAGATGAATATGCGCAGCGTCTCCGACATTATGCAGCACGGCGGCACAGCTCTGTTCACCGCCCGCAGCCCCGAGTTCAACACCCCCGAGGGCGTAAAGAAAGCGGCGGACTTCTGCCGTGAAAAGGGCATCGAAGGCGTGGTCGTCGTCGGCGGCGACGGCTCCTTCAGAGGAGCTAGGGACCTGTGCGGGGCTGGCATCTCCTGCATAGGCGTGCCCGGCACCATCGACAACGATATCGCCTGCACAGACTACACCATCGGCTATGACACCGCCCTGAACACAGCCATGGAGATGATCGACCGCATACGCGACACCACAGAGTCACATGACAGGTGCAGCGTGGTGGAGGTTATGGGCCGCCGCTGCGGCGACATCGCCCTGAACACCGGCATCGCCGTAGGCGCTATGGCCACCCTGGTGCCCGAGGTGCCCTATGACTTCGAGCGGGACATCGTCGAGCGCATGAAGGCCGCACAGCGGACCGGCAAGCGCCATTACATCATCGTTGTGGCTGAGGGTGTGGGCCACACCCAGGAGCTTACCGAACGCATCCAGGCCGCCACCGGCATAGAAAGCCGGGCCACGGTCCTGGGCCATGTACAGCGCGGCGGTTCCCCCACCTTGAGGGACCGTGTGGTCGCCAGCCGCATGGGCTATCACGCCGTGGAACTGCTGAATAATGGTGCTTCCAACAGGGTTGTGGCCATGAAGGGCGAGCAGATCGTGGACTTCGACATTACCGAGGCGCTGAATATGCCCAGGATATTTGACGAGAACCTGTATAGGGTGTCCGCAAGGCTTTCTATTTAA
- a CDS encoding DNA polymerase III subunit alpha, with protein MAFAHLHVHTEYSLLDGACRIERLLDRAQELGQDMVAITDHGNMYGVIDFYKAAKKRGIKPIIGCEVYVAKRTRFDKVSEFDRENRHLVLLCENQTGYRNLIAMVSKGWIEGFYNRPRIDFELMEQHHEGIIALSACVSGEIPRAILRGDYEGAKEAALRYRDIFGPDNFFLELQDHGLNDEHYVNPSVIRISEETGIPLVVTNDCHYIAPEDQEMHRVLMCIQTGRTIEDEGGLDFGSGELYVKNEEEMRSLFPEHPEAADNTVRIAERCNVEFEFGKTKLPKFDTPDGTPNQEFFERICREGLRQRYGDNPSKELIDRLEYEMDTITSMGYVNYYLIVWDFIRHAKSIGIPVGPGRGSGAASIAAYSIGITNIDPIRYNLIFERFLNPERVSMPDFDIDFSDERRDEIIDYVLEKYGADHVAQIVTFGTMAARAAIRDVGRAMAIPFNKVDQVAKLVPMDLGMTLEKALKSSKDFREKCESDAQVKALVSMAMKVEGMPRHASTHAAGVLITDRPVMEYVPLAKNDDVVVTQFTMTTVEELGLLKMDFLGLRNLSVIDNAEKLIRAYQPEFSMESVPPDDKETFDMLAEGHTVGVFQFESAGMTRLLVQSQAEGIEDLIAIISLYRPGPMQFIPMYLENHKETARVKYQHPLLKPILDVTFGCIIYQEQVMQIFRDLAGYSLGRADIVRRAMSKKKHDVLEKERQIFIHGQQREDGTWEVEGCLNRGVDQATAETLFKEIQDFASYAFNKAHAAAYALVAYQTAYLKCHYPREYMAALLSSVLGSTGKVAEYMEECKRLEISVLPPHVNYSGAGFAVDGQSLRFGLAAVKNLGRPAIARMVQEREGGGPFGSFRDFCRRMNGKDMNRRALESLVKCGALDGLGNNRREMLMGLESIMNQLDSAKRRNIEGQMGFFDSLEPDGQPKEEPLEKAEDFSQMDKLSQEKEVTGMYLSGHPMSAYSTLYSGGHYARSIDILQSAQGEGAYADGQRVSMLAIVTSVRRKDTRSGSTMAFVTLEDMSGAVNGLVFPSVLDQYGNLLYEGAVIEAQGRLSFQEDKEPELLMDKAALPPKAGDKAGQKPSGRPGLYLRVDSQEDPRFKKAMQYVEIFDGGHNDLYILFKDTGKLVRAPAKYRVEMSRQLLGALERLLGSENAQYVRAV; from the coding sequence GTGGCCTTTGCGCATCTGCACGTGCACACGGAGTACAGCCTTTTGGACGGAGCCTGCCGTATCGAACGGCTCTTGGACCGGGCCCAGGAGCTGGGGCAGGACATGGTGGCTATCACTGACCACGGCAATATGTACGGCGTTATCGACTTCTATAAAGCCGCAAAGAAGCGCGGGATAAAGCCTATAATCGGCTGTGAGGTCTATGTGGCCAAACGCACGCGCTTTGACAAGGTCAGCGAGTTTGACCGGGAGAACCGCCATTTAGTGCTGCTGTGCGAGAACCAGACTGGCTACCGCAACCTTATCGCAATGGTCTCCAAGGGCTGGATCGAGGGCTTCTATAACAGGCCGCGCATAGACTTCGAGCTGATGGAGCAGCACCATGAGGGTATTATTGCCCTGTCCGCCTGTGTTTCGGGGGAGATTCCCCGGGCAATACTGCGCGGGGACTATGAGGGCGCGAAGGAGGCAGCCCTGCGGTATAGGGACATTTTCGGTCCCGATAACTTCTTCCTGGAGCTTCAGGATCACGGATTAAACGACGAGCATTATGTAAACCCAAGCGTAATTAGAATATCCGAGGAGACCGGGATCCCTCTGGTGGTCACCAACGACTGCCACTATATAGCCCCAGAGGATCAGGAGATGCACAGGGTGCTCATGTGCATCCAGACCGGCCGCACCATAGAGGACGAGGGCGGTTTGGATTTTGGCTCGGGGGAGCTGTATGTGAAAAACGAGGAGGAAATGCGCTCTCTTTTCCCGGAGCACCCGGAGGCAGCGGACAATACCGTGAGGATAGCGGAGCGCTGCAACGTGGAGTTTGAGTTCGGCAAGACAAAGCTGCCAAAATTTGACACCCCGGACGGCACACCTAACCAGGAGTTTTTCGAGCGCATATGCCGGGAGGGCTTGCGGCAGCGTTATGGCGACAACCCCTCGAAAGAACTTATAGACCGGCTTGAGTACGAGATGGACACCATAACCAGTATGGGTTATGTCAACTACTATCTGATTGTGTGGGACTTTATACGCCACGCTAAAAGCATAGGCATACCTGTGGGGCCGGGGCGTGGCTCCGGGGCGGCCAGCATTGCGGCATATAGTATTGGCATCACTAATATCGACCCTATTCGCTATAACCTTATATTTGAACGCTTTTTGAACCCGGAGAGGGTGAGTATGCCCGACTTCGACATAGATTTCAGCGACGAGCGAAGGGACGAGATAATCGACTATGTGTTGGAGAAGTACGGCGCGGACCACGTGGCGCAGATAGTTACCTTCGGCACCATGGCCGCCAGAGCGGCTATCCGTGACGTGGGCCGGGCCATGGCCATACCCTTTAACAAGGTGGACCAGGTGGCAAAGCTGGTGCCCATGGACCTGGGCATGACCCTGGAAAAGGCCCTGAAGTCCTCCAAGGACTTTAGGGAGAAATGCGAGTCCGACGCCCAGGTCAAGGCCCTTGTCAGTATGGCCATGAAGGTGGAGGGTATGCCTCGTCACGCGTCTACCCACGCGGCAGGGGTGCTTATCACCGACAGGCCGGTGATGGAGTATGTTCCGCTGGCCAAGAACGATGATGTGGTAGTCACCCAGTTCACCATGACCACGGTGGAGGAGCTGGGCCTGTTGAAGATGGACTTTCTGGGCCTTAGGAACCTGTCGGTGATAGACAACGCGGAGAAGCTTATCCGCGCCTATCAGCCTGAGTTCTCCATGGAAAGCGTGCCCCCGGACGATAAAGAGACCTTTGATATGCTGGCAGAGGGCCACACCGTGGGAGTGTTCCAGTTTGAATCCGCCGGCATGACTAGGCTGCTGGTCCAGTCCCAGGCGGAGGGTATAGAGGATCTGATAGCTATAATTTCCCTGTACCGTCCGGGGCCAATGCAGTTCATACCAATGTATCTCGAAAACCACAAGGAGACGGCCCGTGTTAAGTACCAGCACCCTCTTTTGAAGCCCATACTTGACGTGACCTTCGGCTGCATAATCTATCAGGAGCAGGTGATGCAGATATTCCGGGACCTTGCCGGGTATTCCCTGGGCCGGGCCGATATCGTGCGCCGGGCCATGTCAAAGAAGAAACACGACGTGCTTGAAAAGGAGCGGCAGATATTTATCCACGGCCAGCAGCGCGAGGACGGTACCTGGGAGGTGGAGGGCTGCCTGAACCGGGGGGTGGACCAGGCCACGGCGGAGACGCTGTTTAAGGAGATACAGGATTTCGCTTCATATGCGTTCAATAAGGCCCACGCGGCGGCATATGCTCTTGTGGCGTACCAGACGGCATACCTCAAGTGCCATTACCCCAGGGAATATATGGCGGCACTCCTGTCCAGTGTGCTGGGCAGTACCGGCAAGGTGGCAGAGTATATGGAGGAGTGCAAACGCCTTGAAATTTCTGTGCTGCCGCCTCACGTAAACTACAGCGGTGCGGGCTTTGCCGTGGACGGCCAGAGCCTGCGCTTCGGTCTGGCGGCTGTAAAGAACCTGGGGCGTCCGGCCATCGCCCGTATGGTGCAGGAACGGGAGGGCGGGGGGCCCTTTGGCTCCTTCCGGGACTTCTGCAGGCGCATGAACGGCAAGGACATGAACCGCAGGGCCCTTGAGAGCCTTGTAAAATGCGGGGCTCTGGACGGCCTTGGCAATAACCGCCGGGAGATGCTCATGGGCCTTGAGAGCATTATGAACCAGCTGGACAGCGCGAAGCGCCGAAATATAGAGGGCCAGATGGGCTTCTTTGACTCGCTGGAACCAGATGGGCAGCCAAAAGAGGAGCCGCTGGAAAAAGCGGAGGACTTCTCACAGATGGACAAGCTGTCTCAGGAGAAGGAGGTCACGGGCATGTATCTGAGCGGCCACCCCATGTCAGCCTATTCCACGCTGTACTCTGGTGGGCACTACGCCAGGAGTATAGATATCCTTCAGAGTGCCCAAGGAGAGGGGGCCTATGCCGACGGCCAACGGGTATCAATGCTGGCTATAGTGACCTCGGTGCGGCGCAAGGACACCCGCTCGGGCTCTACTATGGCGTTTGTAACCTTGGAGGATATGTCTGGAGCAGTGAACGGCCTGGTGTTCCCCAGTGTCCTTGATCAGTACGGCAATTTGCTGTATGAGGGCGCTGTGATAGAGGCCCAGGGACGGCTGAGCTTCCAGGAGGATAAGGAGCCGGAGCTTCTTATGGACAAGGCGGCACTGCCGCCAAAAGCTGGGGATAAAGCGGGGCAGAAGCCCTCCGGCCGACCGGGGTTGTACCTGCGGGTGGATTCACAAGAGGATCCGCGCTTTAAAAAGGCAATGCAGTATGTGGAGATTTTTGACGGCGGACATAACGACCTTTATATCCTGTTTAAGGACACAGGCAAGCTGGTGCGGGCCCCAGCAAAGTACCGGGTGGAGATGAGCCGCCAACTCCTGGGGGCCCTGGAGCGGCTCCTGGGCAGTGAGAATGCCCAATATGTGCGGGCTGTGTAG
- the whiA gene encoding DNA-binding protein WhiA, which yields MSFTSQIKSELCKIELKKQCCLRAECYGAWLFSKCFSVKESAFTTENVHVARRMLELAAAGAGVSPQMTYAVSRRKQPAYRVSLPEEQERLWLLKEFGHSGTEPSLRINRAVLEDGCCQVAFLRGVFLVCGNATDPNKGYHLEFAAPYKNLAGDLYTLLGEAETFQINPSMVRRPGGYGIYLKDSGQIENLLTFLGATGASMELMQVRMYKEVKNNINRKTNFETANMDKTYSAAARQIAAIAAINDTIGLGSLPENLQELAALRLNDPELTLRQLGERLGISRSGVNHRLQKLLEIGERIIEEKGIDGVM from the coding sequence ATGTCATTTACTTCACAGATAAAATCCGAATTGTGCAAAATTGAATTGAAAAAGCAATGCTGTCTGCGGGCTGAATGTTACGGTGCTTGGCTTTTTTCCAAGTGCTTTAGCGTGAAGGAGAGCGCCTTTACTACAGAAAATGTCCATGTGGCACGGCGGATGCTGGAACTGGCTGCGGCCGGGGCGGGGGTCTCCCCCCAGATGACCTATGCGGTAAGCCGCAGGAAACAGCCCGCCTATCGTGTCAGCCTGCCGGAGGAGCAGGAGCGGCTCTGGCTGCTAAAGGAGTTTGGGCACAGCGGTACGGAGCCCAGCCTGCGCATAAACCGCGCTGTGCTTGAGGACGGCTGCTGTCAGGTGGCGTTCCTGCGGGGGGTATTCCTGGTGTGCGGGAACGCCACGGACCCCAACAAGGGCTATCACCTGGAGTTTGCCGCGCCGTACAAAAATCTCGCCGGGGATTTATATACCTTGCTGGGAGAAGCAGAGACTTTTCAGATAAACCCCAGCATGGTGCGCCGTCCGGGGGGGTATGGCATTTATTTGAAGGACAGCGGGCAGATCGAGAATCTGTTGACCTTTTTGGGAGCCACCGGGGCGTCCATGGAGCTTATGCAGGTGAGGATGTACAAGGAAGTTAAGAATAATATAAACCGCAAGACCAACTTTGAAACTGCCAATATGGATAAGACCTATTCGGCGGCGGCAAGGCAGATCGCCGCTATCGCGGCCATAAATGACACAATAGGGCTGGGCTCGCTGCCGGAGAATTTGCAGGAGCTGGCGGCACTGCGGCTCAACGACCCGGAGCTTACCCTGCGGCAGTTGGGGGAACGGCTGGGCATCAGCCGCAGCGGCGTTAATCACCGGCTGCAAAAGCTCCTTGAGATTGGCGAGAGAATAATTGAGGAAAAGGGTATAGATGGGGTTATGTAA
- a CDS encoding AAA family ATPase gives MCCILVCGIPASGKSYVARQLSEILGIPMFSKDDIKERLFDTVGFHSREEKVALGNGAMEIMYYAAGQVLSRGGAVILENNFETASIPGIKKLMERFCCQSVTVELTGKADVLYERFLARDRSSGRHRGHVLNTCYPELPGQADTYAPISLEQFIEGVTRRGMAGFDIGGPRIVVDVTDFRRVDCAAVAEQVRALL, from the coding sequence ATGTGTTGCATTTTGGTCTGCGGTATACCAGCTTCAGGGAAAAGCTATGTGGCTAGGCAGCTATCGGAGATACTTGGAATACCCATGTTCTCCAAGGATGATATAAAGGAGCGGCTTTTTGATACGGTAGGTTTCCATAGCAGGGAGGAAAAGGTTGCCCTAGGAAACGGGGCCATGGAGATAATGTACTATGCGGCCGGACAGGTGCTGTCAAGGGGTGGAGCAGTTATTCTGGAAAACAACTTTGAGACCGCATCGATACCTGGCATAAAGAAGCTTATGGAGCGTTTTTGCTGCCAGTCGGTAACAGTCGAACTGACAGGGAAAGCCGATGTGCTTTACGAACGCTTCTTGGCTCGGGATCGGTCCTCCGGGCGGCACCGGGGCCATGTGCTGAATACCTGCTACCCGGAGCTGCCGGGACAGGCTGATACTTACGCGCCCATAAGCCTGGAGCAGTTTATAGAGGGGGTTACCAGGCGGGGCATGGCCGGGTTTGACATTGGCGGGCCGCGCATAGTTGTGGACGTGACAGATTTTCGGAGGGTGGACTGCGCCGCCGTGGCGGAGCAAGTAAGGGCGCTGCTATAG
- the rapZ gene encoding RNase adapter RapZ, with product MEFVVLTGLSGAGKTQAMHSMEDIGFFCVDNLPPALIPVFYDLCAESESTMGRVAVVSDTRGGELFKSFFTAMKTLKEDKKPYRILFLDASDGVLVRRFKETRRKHPLSDDLAGSLEQAVRLERDMLRPVRESADFVIDTTGLSPAQLRGRIAEQFLSSASDSMSVHCISFGFKHGIPMEADLVVDVRCLPNPFYDPELRPKTGLDPDVRDYVMEKEETIGFVARYMALLDYLLPLYEKEGKSQLVVAVGCTGGHHRSVALAQYICDYLGEKGVKASVTHRDMLKH from the coding sequence ATGGAATTTGTTGTGCTTACCGGGCTCTCCGGCGCGGGCAAGACCCAGGCCATGCACTCAATGGAGGACATCGGCTTTTTCTGCGTGGACAATCTGCCACCGGCGCTGATACCTGTGTTTTACGACCTGTGTGCAGAGTCGGAGAGTACCATGGGCCGGGTGGCGGTGGTTTCCGATACCCGGGGCGGGGAGCTCTTTAAGTCCTTTTTTACGGCTATGAAAACCTTGAAGGAGGATAAAAAACCGTATAGAATACTCTTTTTGGACGCTTCGGACGGTGTGCTGGTGCGGAGGTTTAAGGAGACCAGGCGCAAGCACCCTCTTTCTGATGATTTGGCCGGGTCCCTTGAGCAGGCGGTGCGTCTTGAGCGGGACATGCTGAGGCCGGTGAGGGAGAGCGCAGATTTTGTCATAGATACCACCGGGCTCTCCCCGGCCCAGCTCAGGGGGCGGATAGCCGAGCAGTTTCTTTCAAGCGCCAGCGACTCCATGTCCGTGCACTGTATTAGCTTCGGCTTCAAACACGGCATACCCATGGAGGCTGACCTGGTGGTGGATGTAAGGTGCCTGCCGAACCCATTTTATGACCCGGAGCTGCGCCCAAAAACAGGGCTTGACCCTGACGTGCGGGACTACGTTATGGAAAAAGAAGAGACGATAGGATTTGTGGCCCGGTACATGGCGTTGCTGGACTATCTTCTGCCACTTTATGAAAAAGAGGGCAAGAGCCAGCTGGTGGTGGCAGTGGGCTGTACAGGCGGACATCACCGCTCGGTGGCGCTGGCGCAGTATATCTGCGACTACCTGGGGGAAAAGGGTGTAAAGGCCAGCGTCACACATAGGGATATGCTGAAGCATTAG